In one window of Catellicoccus marimammalium M35/04/3 DNA:
- a CDS encoding lysozyme family protein, with product MMKIQNKISAFLKKEKWQAGFRILLLVMVSIFLFIGSAFITERGLEIENVRTLQPLISEVAKEEGMMEYLPYIKGIIMLESAGTGTDVMQSSESKYGVPNKITSQKESLEAGISFLKQAIEKAKEMDCDIWTAIQAYNFGLSYIHYVAQHGKKNTIPLAETYSEQMLASKNAKGEHQKYRYWKLKAMKYNGGYLYRDGGNFFYAEQVAFNMKILKFFHQG from the coding sequence ATGATGAAGATACAAAATAAAATTTCTGCTTTCTTAAAAAAAGAAAAATGGCAAGCAGGATTTCGTATTCTTCTACTTGTGATGGTTAGTATTTTTCTATTTATTGGTTCAGCTTTTATTACAGAGAGAGGATTAGAAATAGAAAATGTACGTACGTTACAACCCTTAATTTCAGAGGTGGCGAAAGAAGAAGGAATGATGGAATATCTTCCTTATATCAAAGGGATTATTATGTTAGAATCAGCAGGTACAGGAACCGATGTGATGCAATCCAGTGAAAGTAAATATGGAGTTCCTAATAAAATCACTTCGCAAAAAGAAAGTTTAGAAGCAGGAATCTCTTTTTTAAAACAAGCGATTGAAAAAGCAAAAGAGATGGATTGCGATATTTGGACTGCTATTCAAGCATATAATTTTGGCTTAAGCTATATTCATTATGTAGCTCAACATGGAAAGAAAAACACGATTCCTTTAGCAGAAACCTATTCTGAACAAATGTTAGCTAGTAAAAATGCAAAAGGAGAACATCAAAAATATCGTTATTGGAAATTAAAAGCGATGAAATATAATGGAGGTTACCTTTATCGTGATGGTGGAAACTTCTTTTATGCAGAGCAAGTTGCTTTTAATATGAAGATTTTGAAGTTTTTCCATCAAGGATAA
- the lepA gene encoding translation elongation factor 4, with protein sequence MNIEQMKQRQEKIRNFSIVAHIDHGKSTLADRILEKTNTVSKREMHDQLLDSMDLEQERGITIKLNAVELSYKAKDGEEYIFHLIDTPGHVDFSYEVSRSLAACEGAILVVDAAQGIEAQTLANVYLALDNDLELIPVINKIDLPAADPERVKKEIEDVIGLDAEDAVLASAKAGIGIEEILEEIVDKVPAPDGDIEAPLKALIFDSKYDSYRGVVLNIRVVDGMVKPGDKILLMSNGATFDVTEVGVFSPKPLSRECLMPGDVGYLTASIKTVQDTRVGDTITLANRPAEEPLAGYRQMNPMVYCGLYPVDNSKFNDLREALEKLQLNDAALQFEAESSQALGFGFRCGFLGLLHMDVVQERLEREFDLDLITTAPSVIYEVTKTDKTTLRVDNPADFPEQGLIDHVEEPYVKASIMVPKEYVGAVMDIAQRKRGEFITMDYIDDYRVNVIYELPLSEIVFDFFDKLKSGTKGYASLDYEMIGYKPSNLVKMDILLNGEQVDALSFIVHKDFAYDRGKAIVEKLRGLIPRQQFEVPIQAAIGNKIVARSNIKALRKNVLAKCYGGDVSRKRKLLEKQKQGKKRMKQVGSVEVPQEAFMAVLKMDDEDTK encoded by the coding sequence ATGAATATTGAACAGATGAAGCAAAGACAAGAGAAAATTCGTAATTTTTCAATTGTTGCTCATATTGACCATGGAAAATCAACATTAGCAGACCGTATTTTAGAAAAAACAAATACGGTTTCTAAGCGCGAAATGCATGATCAACTGTTGGATTCTATGGATTTAGAACAAGAGCGTGGAATTACTATTAAATTAAATGCAGTAGAATTAAGTTATAAGGCGAAAGATGGAGAAGAATATATCTTTCACTTAATTGACACCCCAGGTCACGTCGACTTCTCTTATGAAGTTTCACGTAGCTTAGCAGCTTGTGAAGGTGCCATCTTGGTTGTCGATGCTGCTCAAGGAATTGAAGCTCAAACGTTAGCTAATGTTTATTTAGCTTTAGATAATGATTTGGAATTAATTCCTGTCATTAATAAAATTGATTTACCTGCGGCTGATCCAGAACGTGTAAAAAAAGAAATTGAAGACGTAATCGGATTAGATGCTGAAGATGCAGTATTAGCGAGTGCCAAAGCAGGAATTGGTATTGAAGAGATTTTAGAAGAAATTGTTGATAAAGTCCCTGCTCCAGATGGTGACATTGAAGCACCATTGAAAGCATTAATTTTTGACTCAAAATATGATTCTTATCGTGGAGTGGTTTTAAATATCCGTGTTGTAGATGGAATGGTAAAACCAGGAGATAAAATTTTATTAATGAGTAATGGAGCTACTTTTGATGTAACAGAAGTAGGGGTGTTCTCACCAAAACCATTATCAAGAGAGTGCTTAATGCCTGGAGATGTAGGCTATTTAACTGCAAGTATTAAAACTGTTCAAGATACACGTGTAGGGGATACCATTACCCTAGCAAATCGACCAGCAGAAGAACCTTTAGCAGGTTATCGTCAAATGAATCCAATGGTCTATTGTGGATTATATCCAGTAGATAATTCAAAATTTAACGATTTACGTGAAGCTTTAGAAAAACTACAATTAAATGATGCTGCTTTACAGTTTGAAGCAGAATCCTCACAAGCACTAGGATTTGGTTTCCGTTGTGGTTTCTTAGGATTGCTACATATGGATGTCGTGCAAGAGCGTTTAGAACGTGAATTTGATTTAGATTTAATTACCACTGCACCATCTGTAATTTATGAAGTAACAAAAACAGATAAAACGACGCTACGTGTGGATAATCCAGCTGATTTCCCAGAACAAGGATTGATTGATCACGTGGAAGAGCCTTATGTTAAAGCGAGCATTATGGTACCAAAAGAATATGTCGGTGCAGTAATGGATATTGCTCAAAGAAAACGTGGAGAATTCATTACGATGGATTACATTGATGACTATCGTGTGAATGTTATTTATGAATTACCATTATCAGAAATTGTTTTTGACTTTTTTGATAAATTAAAATCAGGAACAAAAGGATATGCTTCTTTAGACTATGAAATGATTGGTTATAAACCAAGTAATCTAGTAAAAATGGATATTTTATTAAATGGAGAACAAGTCGATGCATTAAGCTTCATTGTCCATAAAGATTTCGCCTATGATCGTGGAAAAGCGATTGTAGAAAAATTACGTGGATTGATTCCACGTCAACAATTTGAAGTGCCAATTCAAGCAGCAATTGGAAATAAAATTGTGGCTCGTAGCAATATTAAAGCATTGCGTAAAAATGTATTGGCTAAATGTTATGGTGGGGATGTTTCCCGTAAGCGTAAATTATTAGAAAAACAAAAACAAGGGAAAAAACGTATGAAACAAGTCGGAAGTGTGGAAGTACCACAAGAAGCCTTTATGGCAGTTCTGAAGATGGATGATGAAGATACAAAATAA
- the clpB gene encoding ATP-dependent chaperone ClpB, giving the protein MNIEQMTTTMQEAIGSAQQIAVHRQNQEIDIAHLWKVFMGHGHFGRSFYEDLGVNVDAFEQKIDQQLDALPVVSGNVQYGQVMSQNLYRLLQEGSQLMTQFQDEYLSTEIVLLALMELKNHPLTVYLTQQGITKEKMKKEIEELRGGQSVTSQNQEETYKALEKYGTDLVAAVKSGKMDPVIGRDEEIRDVIRILSRKTKNNPVLIGEPGVGKTAIVEGLAQRIVKRDVPENLLDKTIFSLDMGALIAGAKFRGEFEERLKAVLQEVKKSDGRIILFIDEIHTIVGAGKTEGSMDAGNLLKPMLARGELHCIGATTLDEYRQYMETDKALERRFQKVLVQEPTVEDAISILRGLKERFEVHHGVTIHDNALVAAATLSNRYITDRYLPDKAIDLVDEACATIRVEMNSMPTELDQITRRKMQLEIEEQALKKETDDASKKRLEILQSELADLNEEANKMQLRWQKEKDSVEAINQKRAELEKTKIELEDAENKYDLEKAAVLRHGTIPSLEHELNELEKEAHKDNGESLVQESVTADEISRVVSRMTGIPVTKLAEGEREKILRLNDTLHERVIGQEEAVDAVSDAVIRSRAGLQDPNRPLGSFLFLGPTGVGKTELAKALAENLFDSEEHIVRIDMSEYMEKHNVSRLVGAPPGYVGYEEGGQLTEAVRRNPYTIVLLDEIEKAHPDVFNILLQVLDDGRLTDSQGRVVDFKNTILIMTSNLGSQQLLEGVTPDGHIPEEVANEVNSMLKGYFKPEFLNRIDDTILFTPLTLANVKEIVVKMTKQLRKRLSEQEIHLEITEEAKTWIAEKAYDPMFGARPLRRFITKEVETPLAKEMLASNILPKTTVTIELVDDHLQFIDRDEDGNIIVNANEKDAEDAIEDEAHSQK; this is encoded by the coding sequence ATGAATATAGAACAAATGACAACGACAATGCAAGAGGCGATTGGTTCAGCGCAACAAATTGCAGTGCATCGTCAAAACCAAGAAATTGATATCGCCCATTTATGGAAAGTCTTTATGGGACACGGTCATTTTGGTCGTTCTTTTTATGAAGATTTGGGTGTGAATGTTGATGCTTTTGAACAAAAGATTGATCAACAATTAGATGCTCTTCCGGTAGTAAGTGGGAATGTACAATATGGACAAGTTATGAGTCAAAACTTGTATCGTTTGTTACAAGAAGGATCCCAATTAATGACACAATTCCAAGATGAATATCTTTCTACAGAGATTGTGTTACTTGCCCTTATGGAATTAAAAAATCATCCTTTGACTGTGTATTTAACACAACAAGGAATTACTAAAGAAAAAATGAAAAAAGAAATTGAAGAATTGAGAGGAGGACAAAGCGTGACAAGTCAAAATCAAGAAGAAACTTATAAAGCACTAGAAAAATATGGTACAGATTTAGTAGCTGCAGTAAAAAGCGGTAAAATGGATCCAGTTATTGGTCGTGATGAAGAAATCCGTGATGTAATCCGTATTTTATCTCGTAAAACAAAAAATAATCCAGTCCTAATCGGAGAACCAGGGGTTGGTAAAACAGCTATCGTAGAAGGATTAGCACAACGTATTGTAAAACGCGATGTGCCAGAAAACTTACTAGATAAGACTATCTTTTCTCTAGATATGGGTGCTTTAATTGCGGGCGCTAAATTCCGCGGTGAATTTGAAGAACGTTTAAAAGCAGTGTTACAAGAAGTGAAAAAATCAGATGGACGTATCATCTTATTCATCGATGAAATTCATACGATTGTTGGTGCTGGAAAAACAGAAGGTAGTATGGATGCTGGTAACTTATTAAAACCAATGTTAGCTCGTGGTGAATTACATTGTATTGGTGCTACAACTTTAGATGAATATCGTCAATACATGGAAACTGATAAAGCCTTAGAACGTCGTTTCCAAAAAGTATTAGTTCAAGAACCAACAGTAGAAGATGCAATTTCTATTTTACGTGGTTTGAAAGAACGTTTTGAAGTTCACCATGGAGTAACGATTCATGATAATGCGTTAGTTGCAGCAGCAACTTTATCTAACCGCTATATTACTGATCGTTATTTACCAGATAAAGCAATCGACTTAGTCGATGAAGCTTGTGCAACGATTCGAGTAGAAATGAACTCTATGCCTACTGAATTGGATCAAATTACTCGTCGTAAAATGCAATTAGAAATTGAAGAACAAGCATTGAAAAAAGAAACAGACGATGCAAGTAAAAAACGTTTGGAAATTTTACAAAGTGAATTAGCAGATTTAAATGAAGAAGCTAATAAAATGCAATTACGTTGGCAAAAAGAAAAAGATTCAGTCGAAGCTATTAATCAAAAACGTGCGGAACTAGAAAAAACAAAAATTGAATTAGAAGATGCTGAAAATAAATATGACTTAGAAAAAGCTGCAGTTTTACGTCATGGAACAATCCCAAGCTTAGAGCACGAATTGAATGAGTTAGAAAAAGAAGCTCATAAGGATAATGGAGAAAGTTTAGTTCAAGAATCTGTTACAGCAGATGAAATTTCTCGTGTTGTAAGTCGTATGACTGGAATTCCAGTAACAAAATTAGCAGAAGGCGAACGAGAAAAAATCTTACGTCTAAATGATACATTACATGAACGTGTTATTGGACAAGAAGAAGCAGTAGATGCGGTAAGTGATGCTGTTATCCGTTCTCGTGCTGGACTACAAGATCCAAATCGTCCATTAGGCTCATTCTTATTCTTAGGACCTACCGGAGTCGGAAAAACAGAATTAGCAAAAGCTTTAGCTGAAAACCTATTTGATTCTGAAGAACATATCGTTCGTATCGATATGAGTGAATACATGGAAAAACACAATGTGAGTCGTTTAGTCGGAGCTCCTCCAGGATATGTAGGTTACGAAGAAGGAGGACAATTAACAGAGGCTGTCCGTCGTAATCCATATACGATTGTTTTATTAGATGAAATCGAAAAAGCACATCCAGATGTTTTCAATATCTTATTACAAGTACTAGATGATGGTCGTTTAACTGATTCACAAGGACGTGTTGTTGATTTTAAAAATACAATCCTTATTATGACAAGTAATTTAGGTTCACAACAATTACTAGAAGGAGTAACTCCAGATGGTCATATTCCAGAAGAAGTAGCTAATGAAGTAAATAGTATGTTAAAAGGTTACTTCAAACCTGAATTTTTAAATCGTATCGATGATACTATCTTATTCACACCATTAACATTAGCAAACGTGAAAGAAATCGTTGTGAAGATGACAAAACAATTACGTAAACGTTTATCTGAACAAGAAATTCATTTGGAAATTACAGAGGAAGCAAAAACTTGGATTGCAGAAAAAGCATATGATCCAATGTTCGGAGCTCGTCCATTACGTCGTTTCATTACAAAAGAAGTAGAAACTCCTTTAGCAAAAGAAATGTTAGCAAGTAATATTTTACCTAAGACAACGGTAACGATTGAATTGGTAGATGATCATCTACAATTTATCGATCGCGATGAAGATGGAAATATTATTGTAAATGCCAACGAAAAAGATGCAGAAGATGCTATCGAAGATGAAGCTCATTCTCAAAAATAA
- a CDS encoding amino acid permease, with protein sequence MSQEKLERGLSNRHVQLISIGGAIGTGLFLASGKSIAIAGPSVLLAYMIVGMFVFFIMRSLGELLLANLDCHSFVELAHQYLGRRWAFVTGWTYWFCWITVAMSDLTAVGMYMRYWFPHLPQWIPALLMLLFLMALNLLSVKLFGEIEFWLALIKILAIVALIGVGLYMIFTHHKLENGIVASFANLYQDGGFFPHGFSGFILSFQLAVFSFTGVELVGLTAGETQDPEKTLPKAINNIPVRILLFYVGSLAVIMAVQPWNIIDPTQSPFVTVFSSIGIAAAASIINFVVLSSAASACNSALFSTSRMLYGLAKDDNAPKTFAKLNKNSTPAMALLMSSVVVGITIVLNYVMPEGVFSLISGISTVCFLFIWTIIVICHMKFLKQTKDEDRPKFRLKGAKVINILSLIFLALIIVICAVLESTRIALFITPIWFIALLIIYQVKFKEQ encoded by the coding sequence ATGTCTCAAGAGAAACTAGAACGTGGGTTGAGTAACCGCCATGTTCAATTGATTTCTATTGGAGGAGCGATTGGTACAGGGCTATTTTTAGCTTCCGGAAAATCAATTGCGATTGCTGGACCGTCTGTATTATTAGCCTACATGATTGTAGGGATGTTCGTGTTTTTCATTATGCGTAGTTTAGGAGAGCTTTTATTAGCTAACTTAGATTGCCATTCCTTTGTTGAATTAGCTCATCAATATTTAGGAAGACGTTGGGCGTTTGTTACCGGATGGACCTACTGGTTCTGTTGGATTACTGTAGCGATGTCAGATTTGACAGCCGTTGGGATGTATATGCGTTATTGGTTCCCACATTTACCTCAGTGGATACCTGCATTATTGATGTTATTATTCTTAATGGCATTGAACTTGCTATCAGTAAAATTATTTGGTGAAATTGAATTTTGGTTAGCTTTGATTAAAATTTTAGCGATTGTAGCTTTAATTGGCGTAGGTCTATATATGATCTTTACTCACCATAAGTTAGAAAATGGAATTGTTGCAAGTTTTGCTAATTTATATCAAGATGGTGGATTCTTCCCACATGGATTTAGTGGCTTCATTTTATCGTTCCAATTAGCAGTATTCTCCTTTACAGGGGTGGAGTTAGTTGGTTTAACGGCAGGAGAAACGCAAGATCCAGAAAAAACATTACCAAAAGCAATCAACAATATTCCTGTTCGTATTTTGCTATTTTACGTTGGATCATTAGCAGTGATTATGGCTGTTCAACCTTGGAATATCATTGACCCAACACAAAGTCCATTTGTAACTGTGTTCAGTTCTATTGGTATCGCTGCAGCCGCAAGTATTATTAACTTTGTTGTTTTATCTTCAGCAGCATCTGCTTGTAACTCAGCGTTATTCAGTACTAGTCGTATGTTATATGGATTGGCAAAAGATGATAATGCACCAAAAACTTTTGCGAAATTAAATAAAAATAGTACTCCAGCCATGGCATTATTAATGTCTAGTGTAGTTGTTGGAATCACTATTGTTCTAAACTATGTGATGCCAGAGGGAGTATTCTCTTTAATCTCTGGTATTTCTACAGTTTGTTTCTTATTTATTTGGACAATTATTGTGATTTGTCATATGAAGTTTTTAAAACAAACAAAAGACGAAGATCGTCCAAAATTCCGTCTGAAAGGTGCAAAAGTGATTAATATTTTATCTTTAATCTTCTTAGCGTTGATTATTGTTATTTGTGCCGTATTGGAAAGCACACGTATTGCTTTATTTATTACACCAATTTGGTTTATTGCATTATTAATCATTTATCAAGTAAAATTCAAAGAACAATAA
- the rpoD gene encoding RNA polymerase sigma factor RpoD, whose translation MTKNTTNPEVIKVFNKVVRENKLLGQINYEQLSKEIAEPFSLTADEMDDIIQKLEDKGISVVDENGEPSLRSLSINQKQEETENVEEILEDNSSIKISDPVRMYLKEIGRVPLLNAEEEKALAERIAAGDQEAKQRLAEANLRLVVSIAKRYVGRGMHFLDLIQEGNMGLMKAVEKFDYTKGFKFSTYATWWIRQAITRAIADQARTIRIPVHMVETINKLIRIQRQLLQDLGREPLPEEIGAEMDMTPEKVREILKIAQEPVSLETPIGEEDDSHLGDFIEDYEATSPADHAAYELLKEQLESVLDRLTDREENVLRLRFGLDDGRSRTLEEVGKVFGVTRERIRQIEAKALRRLRHPSCSKQLKDFLD comes from the coding sequence ATGACAAAAAATACGACAAACCCTGAAGTAATTAAGGTTTTTAATAAAGTAGTTCGTGAAAATAAATTGTTAGGACAAATTAACTACGAACAATTATCAAAAGAAATTGCAGAACCTTTCTCATTAACAGCAGATGAAATGGATGACATTATCCAAAAATTAGAAGATAAAGGAATCAGCGTGGTTGATGAAAACGGTGAACCTTCTCTTCGTAGTTTAAGTATTAATCAAAAACAAGAAGAAACGGAAAATGTAGAAGAAATTCTAGAAGATAATAGTAGCATTAAAATTAGTGATCCTGTCCGTATGTACTTAAAAGAAATTGGTCGTGTTCCTTTGTTAAATGCTGAAGAAGAAAAAGCATTAGCAGAACGAATTGCAGCTGGAGACCAAGAAGCAAAACAACGTCTAGCTGAAGCGAACTTACGTTTAGTGGTAAGTATTGCTAAACGTTACGTTGGTCGTGGAATGCATTTTTTAGATTTAATCCAAGAAGGAAATATGGGGTTAATGAAAGCAGTAGAAAAATTTGACTATACTAAAGGATTTAAATTTTCTACTTATGCTACTTGGTGGATTCGTCAAGCGATTACACGTGCGATTGCTGACCAAGCTCGTACAATCCGTATTCCAGTTCATATGGTAGAAACTATCAATAAATTAATTCGTATCCAACGTCAATTATTGCAAGATTTAGGTCGTGAACCTTTACCAGAAGAAATTGGTGCAGAAATGGATATGACGCCAGAAAAAGTTCGTGAAATTTTAAAAATTGCTCAAGAACCAGTATCTTTAGAAACTCCAATTGGAGAAGAAGATGATTCTCATTTAGGCGATTTTATCGAAGATTATGAAGCAACCAGTCCAGCAGATCATGCAGCATATGAATTATTAAAAGAACAGTTAGAAAGCGTATTAGATCGTCTAACAGATCGTGAAGAAAATGTTTTACGTTTACGTTTTGGTTTAGATGATGGTCGTTCTCGTACTTTAGAAGAAGTCGGAAAAGTCTTTGGGGTAACAAGAGAGCGTATCCGTCAAATTGAAGCGAAAGCATTGCGTCGTTTACGTCATCCATCTTGTTCGAAACAATTGAAAGATTTCTTAGATTAA
- a CDS encoding nucleoside 2-deoxyribosyltransferase yields MRKNHIYLAGPFFNEQQCRILDAVQEALQKNATVGEIFSPSKWQGAKDLAFGSTEWKQKTFLADIRQIDRCDAVVAIADYTVLEGETLPDSGTTFEMGYAYATNKPLIIVHAEDMNKLNLMLLEAQTSIQSIDTLANYDFNTLHPNIEMEQKLEVF; encoded by the coding sequence ATGCGTAAGAATCATATCTATTTGGCTGGTCCTTTTTTTAATGAGCAGCAATGTCGAATTTTAGACGCTGTCCAAGAAGCGTTACAAAAAAATGCTACGGTAGGAGAAATTTTTTCACCAAGCAAATGGCAAGGAGCTAAAGACCTAGCTTTTGGCTCAACAGAATGGAAACAAAAAACATTTTTAGCCGATATTCGCCAAATTGATCGCTGTGATGCAGTAGTGGCAATTGCAGATTATACCGTATTAGAAGGTGAAACTCTACCAGATTCAGGGACAACCTTTGAAATGGGGTATGCTTATGCAACGAATAAACCTCTAATTATTGTGCATGCAGAAGATATGAATAAATTGAACTTAATGTTGCTAGAAGCACAAACTTCAATTCAATCTATTGATACATTAGCAAATTACGATTTCAATACCTTACATCCAAATATTGAAATGGAACAGAAATTAGAAGTATTTTAG
- a CDS encoding acyltransferase family protein, with amino-acid sequence MRSEKLNNDWEIDSTRNEKEEGKPLLRRRARYQEQTLLQRRYIQGIDGLRSLAVLGVIFYHLMPKEWRGGYLGVTLFFVISGYLMTDILCRQWQENKFSIWKFYGRRIRRLLPAILILFIACGAVLPFFGLEYMVKFRGVVYSTLLNINNWWQLANGGNYFDQFSQITPFANLWSLSVEGQFYIFYPIIVFILLKLKNEKWLFGALVLGTIASSIEMGMLYQPHDVMRIYYGTDTRIFSLLIGGLLALILRRYGTVLQQKLQNVFWKWIAGICVGITVWSFFAISDQQPFVYRGGMVLFSVIDAFLLLFTIVQPQVEQWFIHPFFHWCGTRSYEIYLWQFPVMIVLEHMWKVNPSQQIQFITVSLLIIAALAEITHRLVESFYLFQSRVKEKGFWRTLWRYVPTGVVACVGLMLFATGFLKAPTKSLASQNTLEQQLTQNQAQIQKQKKKKNLSPKEKAQQKAASQVESILQGNIKDLALSKAQKEKAQKTPLTAIGDSVLLNAAPQLQEIFPNMQCDAIVGRQITDGIGIINQMNQNGTLAKNVLFALGTNGPTYNEEDFDQMLAQLKDKNVFIVNTKSNLYWQDEVNEKLVKASEKYKNIHLIQWCELANQHSDWFGDDQTHMQGEGSKYYAEFIAKNILADI; translated from the coding sequence ATGAGAAGCGAGAAATTAAATAACGATTGGGAAATAGATTCAACTCGCAACGAAAAAGAGGAAGGAAAGCCATTATTACGTCGTCGAGCTCGTTATCAAGAGCAAACACTTTTACAACGACGTTATATTCAAGGGATTGATGGACTACGTAGTTTAGCTGTTTTAGGTGTGATTTTTTACCATCTAATGCCAAAAGAATGGAGAGGTGGATATTTAGGAGTAACGTTATTTTTTGTTATTTCTGGATATTTAATGACAGATATTTTATGTCGTCAATGGCAGGAAAATAAATTTTCAATTTGGAAATTCTATGGTCGAAGAATTCGACGATTGTTACCTGCCATTTTAATTTTATTCATTGCTTGTGGAGCAGTATTACCGTTTTTTGGTTTAGAATACATGGTAAAGTTTCGTGGAGTGGTGTATTCTACTCTATTAAATATTAATAACTGGTGGCAATTAGCCAATGGTGGAAATTATTTTGATCAATTTTCGCAAATTACTCCTTTTGCTAATCTGTGGTCTTTATCTGTAGAAGGACAATTTTATATTTTTTATCCTATTATTGTCTTTATTTTATTAAAATTAAAAAATGAGAAATGGCTTTTTGGAGCATTAGTTTTAGGAACTATAGCTTCTAGCATCGAAATGGGAATGCTTTATCAACCTCATGACGTAATGAGAATTTATTACGGAACCGATACTCGTATATTTTCTCTTTTAATTGGTGGATTATTAGCGTTAATTCTTCGTCGGTATGGTACAGTATTACAACAAAAGTTACAAAATGTATTTTGGAAATGGATTGCTGGTATTTGCGTAGGAATTACGGTTTGGTCTTTTTTTGCTATTAGTGACCAACAACCATTTGTTTACCGTGGAGGCATGGTTTTATTTAGTGTGATTGATGCTTTCTTACTATTATTTACTATTGTACAACCTCAAGTGGAACAATGGTTCATTCATCCATTTTTCCATTGGTGTGGGACACGCAGCTATGAAATTTATTTGTGGCAGTTCCCAGTGATGATTGTGTTGGAACATATGTGGAAAGTAAATCCAAGTCAACAAATCCAATTTATAACCGTGAGTTTATTAATTATTGCTGCTTTAGCTGAAATTACTCATCGTTTAGTCGAATCCTTCTATTTATTCCAAAGCAGAGTGAAAGAAAAAGGATTTTGGCGTACGCTTTGGCGTTATGTTCCTACTGGAGTGGTAGCTTGTGTAGGGTTGATGCTATTTGCTACTGGATTTTTAAAAGCACCAACAAAATCACTAGCTAGTCAAAATACATTAGAACAGCAATTGACACAAAATCAAGCACAAATCCAAAAACAAAAGAAAAAGAAAAACTTGAGTCCAAAAGAAAAAGCTCAACAAAAAGCAGCATCTCAAGTGGAATCTATTTTACAAGGAAATATCAAAGATTTAGCGTTATCCAAAGCTCAAAAAGAAAAAGCGCAAAAAACACCATTAACAGCAATTGGAGATTCTGTTCTTTTAAATGCAGCTCCACAATTGCAAGAGATTTTCCCAAATATGCAATGTGATGCGATTGTAGGTCGACAAATCACAGATGGAATTGGGATTATTAATCAAATGAATCAAAATGGTACATTAGCTAAAAATGTTTTATTTGCTTTAGGAACCAATGGACCAACTTATAATGAAGAAGATTTCGATCAAATGTTGGCCCAACTAAAAGATAAAAATGTTTTCATTGTAAATACAAAATCGAATTTGTATTGGCAAGATGAAGTCAATGAAAAATTAGTTAAAGCAAGTGAAAAATATAAAAATATTCATTTGATTCAATGGTGTGAATTAGCAAATCAACATTCGGATTGGTTTGGTGATGATCAAACGCATATGCAAGGAGAAGGAAGTAAATATTACGCTGAGTTTATTGCGAAAAATATTTTAGCGGATATATAA
- a CDS encoding LysM peptidoglycan-binding domain-containing protein, which translates to MKKSSIFLIALAAIITVGICFYGEVKDKKEVAQYEATYKKQAKEENVLQERDDDKEKESTDSKDKEETKKKEEPKKAKPVKKEKKQEKDKKEEDKEQTAGYTIKEGDDLQVIANKCGISTDELMKMNQWSSLPIVQPGQVIQVPANKVGALGGENISQQAPTSNAPVAPAPQNNGTQGATQTPAPTPTPAPAPVQQPVAPTPVAQ; encoded by the coding sequence ATGAAAAAATCGTCAATATTTCTCATCGCACTTGCAGCTATAATTACCGTTGGTATTTGCTTTTATGGTGAAGTAAAAGATAAAAAAGAAGTTGCGCAATATGAAGCAACTTATAAAAAGCAGGCAAAAGAAGAAAACGTGTTGCAAGAACGCGATGATGATAAGGAAAAAGAAAGTACAGATTCAAAAGATAAAGAAGAGACCAAGAAAAAAGAAGAACCTAAAAAAGCTAAACCAGTGAAAAAAGAAAAAAAACAAGAGAAAGATAAAAAAGAAGAAGATAAGGAACAAACGGCAGGTTATACAATTAAAGAAGGGGATGACTTACAAGTCATTGCTAATAAATGTGGAATTTCAACAGATGAATTAATGAAAATGAATCAATGGAGTTCTCTTCCTATTGTTCAACCAGGTCAAGTGATTCAAGTTCCAGCAAATAAAGTAGGTGCACTAGGAGGAGAAAATATTTCTCAACAGGCACCCACATCAAATGCACCAGTAGCGCCAGCACCACAAAATAATGGAACGCAGGGAGCCACACAAACGCCAGCTCCAACTCCAACACCGGCGCCAGCACCAGTACAACAACCAGTAGCACCAACACCGGTAGCTCAATAA